ATTCAGCAATGCTAACATTGTACTGCCTGGAACCCCAAATAAAACTAGAGTCATATCCCATTGCAGTTAAGCATGTCGCTGAAAATGGAATTAAAGTAACATATACCAGTATGGACACTCCTATTATAGGCTTACCGGAATCATTGGATTTAATAAAGTACGTCTTAATTAAAGGCAAAAGTATCACATACCCGATAAATGCAGGAATGAACCAAAGATGAGTGCTTGTTTTATTGAAAATAATAGCTTTTACATAATCAAATAAACCATGCGAGCCAGAATAATCACCATAGTAAAAATACACGCCAGACCAGAATAAAAACGGAATAAATAATTTTTTAACTCTTTTTGTAATGTCATACGACCCATTGCTGTTTAAACACAAATGAGCCGTAACCATGAAAAACACAGGCACAGAGAATCTTGAAGATGCGTAATATATGTTATTTACAAGCCAATATTTAGAGTGATTTTCAAATAACTCATTGCTATAAAAAAATGGAGATGAAAGATGTATAAATAAAACACAAAATATCGCTATGCATCTTAGTAACTCAATATTTACATTGCGTGAATTTTTCACGAGTATGGTTTTGCTTATGTTGTCTGACATGGTTCATCGTAAGTTTTTTGTAAGGGTAGTTGTTTTTTATCACACTTTTTATGATGTTTCTAATGTTTTAGGTAGCTACGCGCCATTTCTGCGGCGCGTAGCTCACTCATTAAACTGGCGTCTGATTCAGATTCGCACTTGCGATTACGCTACTTGAGAAATGGATGCCAGCACCCACACACCTGAATGAAGTAGGAAGTGTCGCATTAACTCTTCTGACAGCCATGCCACCACCAGTCAACCCTCCTAATATGGTCACGTAAGATGGAGTTGCCGTTATATCCTCGAAAACTATAGTGGTTGAGTCAACCTTGCTTATAACTGAAAACTTACCTCCAGCATTTAAATAATTGTATTGCGCATCAGTTATTGCCGTTGTCTGGGTTGATAGACCATTAACTCCATTAATCTGAGTTCTTGCTAAATATGCTCCTACGCTTCCTGTAAAATCGACTATCAAATATTGTGAGCGTGAAGGCTTATATCTCATGACAACGGAAAAATTGCTTAAAGGGTTAACTAAATCAAAAGTCGCCGTCTGCACTACTGAACCTTTTCCACACTGATAATAATCTGGAGCCTCATCCATATAAGATCTCCCTGCTATCGTCAAAGCTGCAGGGTATTGAATCATTGGTGCTTGGCCATCTAATGACATGATGCTGCCAGATACAAAATTACTAACTCCTGCCATATTACGGCTAAATCCCAATCCTTTTGCAGAATTGAAATATAACATTGGCAATGCTACATAAGTAGCAGCATTGGCATGTATTACTTCAAAAATGTTAAGCCCACGCTTTAATCTGGCAATATGACAAGTACGATAGTCATACCCTGCAGATCCCACAACAGGCTCAATTTCTGTTCCAATAGATGCTATGCATGATGGATCTGTAGCCGCATCCGATCTTATTTGATGAGAAAGGCGGCAGATTATGCTTTTAGTGGTTCCCGTTGGATAGATGCTTGGAGTTACATAGAATGTACTCAAATCAATAGATTGGTCAGCATCCGACCAAATCATAAAGCGAATATAAATGGCTTTATTCAGACTTGAGTAGGGCCACCAAACATATTTGGCAGTCATGTTGTTTGTATCAGAATCGGTTGATCCTGGAATACTTTCAGGATTGCTTGTTGCAGATGTAGGACTACCAATATCTCCATCAGATGTCTCAACAATAAATTTATCATGAGTGACTGGGAGAAATTTAGTATCTTCTATCGCTTCAATAAATCTCTGCTTAGAGAAAATATAGGCACAATATCCCCCCATCCGATAGTGGGTGGCCTGTGCTGGATGAGTAACGTCCCATACAGTGTTTCGCATGCTAATTGCATCCCCACCATTTCCTCCC
This Shimwellia blattae DSM 4481 = NBRC 105725 DNA region includes the following protein-coding sequences:
- a CDS encoding acyltransferase, whose product is MSDNISKTILVKNSRNVNIELLRCIAIFCVLFIHLSSPFFYSNELFENHSKYWLVNNIYYASSRFSVPVFFMVTAHLCLNSNGSYDITKRVKKLFIPFLFWSGVYFYYGDYSGSHGLFDYVKAIIFNKTSTHLWFIPAFIGYVILLPLIKTYFIKSNDSGKPIIGVSILVYVTLIPFSATCLTAMGYDSSFIWGSRQYNVSIAEFIVFPITLYFASKVRELPAFLYFLIFIVSVSIVAYLNVYASYNQEKITELFFNYTSPLVIISSICVFKFFMKTNIKSVILSGFINALGGLSFGIYLSHIMVRNILQHYDLISWSNPAISPIINTVVIFTISAAMIFVIKKIPVIRRVA